A window of Dehalococcoidia bacterium genomic DNA:
GGATACCACGCTCGTCGTCAGGCCCGCACCCATCCTCCGCCGGCGCGCAGGCGTGGCCCCCCAGTCTCAACCGAGGGAGGTACCCATGCCCAGCCAGACCAAGAAAGAGTGGCGGGACAAGGTCCTGGACCCCGGCCTGAAGCGCAACCCCGAGCGCGAGCAGCAGTTTCAGACCCTCTCCGGTACACCGGTGGACGCCCTCTACACGCCGGAGGACCTGCCGAATTTCGACTATGGCCGCGACCTGGGTTACCCCGGCGAGTACCCCTTCACCCGCGGCGTCCAGTCCAACATGTACCGGGGCCGCCTGTGGACCATGCGCCAGTACAGTGGCTATGCCTCGCCGGAGGAGTCCAATCGCCGGTACAAGTACCTCCTGGACCACGGGCAGACCGGCCTCTCCGTCGCGTTCGACCTGCCCACCCAGATAGGGTACGACTCCGACCACGCGATGGCGCGCGGCGAGGTAGGCAAGGTGGGCGTCCCCATCTGCCACATTAAGGACATGGAGATCCTCTTCGACGCCATCCCTCTCCAGAACGTCACCACGTCCATGACCATCAACGCCACGGCCCCCATCCTGCTGGCCTTCTACGTGGCCGTGGCCAAGAAGCAGGGCGCCGACCTGGCGAAGCTGGGCGGCACCATCCAGAACGACATCCTGAAGGAGTACGTCGCGCGGGGCACATACATCTTCCCGCCCCGGCCCTCCATGCGCCTTATCACGGACGTCTTCGCCTGGTGCAGCAAGGACCTCCCCTCATGGAACACTATCAGCATCAGCGGCTACCACATGCGGGAGGCGGGCTGCACCGCCGCGCAGGAGCTTGCCTTCACCTTCGCCCACGCCATCTCCTACGTGCAGGCGGCGCTGGACGCCGGCCTGAACATTGACGATTTCGCCCCACGGCTCAGCTTCTTCTTTGTCTGTCACAACGACCTGTTCGAGGAGGTCGCCAAGTTCCGCGCGGCGCGGCGCATCTGGGCCAAGATCATGCGGGAGCGATTCAAGGCAAAGAACTCGCGGTGCTGGATGCTGCGCTACCATGTCCAGACCGCCGGAGTCTCCCTCACCGCCCAGCAGCCGGACAACAACGTCGTCCGCGCCACCGTCCAGAGCCTGGCCGCCATCCTGGGCGGCGCGCAGTCCCTGCACACCTGCTCCAAGGACGAGGCGCTGGCCCTGCCCACAGAGGAAGCGGTCCAGCTCAGCCTGCGCACCCAGCAGATACTGGCGCATGAAAGCGGCGTCACGGAGACGGTGGACCCGCTGGGCGGCTCCTATTACGTGGAGCACCTGACGAACACTCTGGAAGAAGAGGCCTTCCGCTACATCAAGAAGATCGAGAGCCTGGGCGGGGGCGTCCGCGCCATCGAGATGGGCTACACGCAGAAGGAGATACAGGACGCCGCCTACAAGTTCCAGCGGGACGTGGAGAGCGGCAAGCGCGTCATTGTGGGCGTCAACAAGTTCACCAGCCAGCAGCCGCCCATCAAGGGCCTCTTCCGCATTGACCCCGAGGCCACGCGGCGGCAGGTCGAGCGTCTCCAGGATGTCCGCCGCACCCGCAACCAGGCCAAAGCCAAGCAGGCGCTGGCGGACCTGGACAGGGCGGCCCGTGGCACGGACAACACCATGCCGGCCTTCCTGGAGTGCGTGGAGAGCCACGCCACCATCGGCGAGATATGCGACGTGCTGCGGAATGTCTGGGGCGAGTACAAGGAGCAGGTGGTCGTCTAGGCCGCCGCTTCTCCTATCATCCTGTTCCGCATTGTCATCCTGAGCGCGGCGAAGGACCTCCCTCAGGGCCAAAAGAGATTCCGAGTCCTTCCACGGAAGGACTCGGAATGACAGGGTATAGCGCGACTCGCAACTGTAGTACCATAGACTGTGACGGCTAATCACCCTGGAAGCGGGCCTCGGACAGCCCTTGGGAGGGCGAACGGGTCCTCTTGTGGGGACACAGGGGATGTATATGGACTTTCTGCCGACGGAAGAGGACCAGCTTCTCCGCAACGCGGTGCGAGACTTCGCCACGCGTGAGCTTGAGCCGCGCGCCCGTGAGTACGACGAGCGCGAGGAGTTCCCCTGGGACAACGTCCGTAAGATGGCCGAAATGGGACTGACGGGCATCGGCATCCCCCAGAGCTACGGGGGCGCCGGCGGCGGGTACACCCAGCTCGCCATCGCCGCGGAAGAGATAGCCCGCGCGGACGCCGCCACCAGCACCATTCTCATCGTGACCGCATCTCTCTGTAACCAGCCC
This region includes:
- a CDS encoding methylmalonyl-CoA mutase family protein, which gives rise to MPSQTKKEWRDKVLDPGLKRNPEREQQFQTLSGTPVDALYTPEDLPNFDYGRDLGYPGEYPFTRGVQSNMYRGRLWTMRQYSGYASPEESNRRYKYLLDHGQTGLSVAFDLPTQIGYDSDHAMARGEVGKVGVPICHIKDMEILFDAIPLQNVTTSMTINATAPILLAFYVAVAKKQGADLAKLGGTIQNDILKEYVARGTYIFPPRPSMRLITDVFAWCSKDLPSWNTISISGYHMREAGCTAAQELAFTFAHAISYVQAALDAGLNIDDFAPRLSFFFVCHNDLFEEVAKFRAARRIWAKIMRERFKAKNSRCWMLRYHVQTAGVSLTAQQPDNNVVRATVQSLAAILGGAQSLHTCSKDEALALPTEEAVQLSLRTQQILAHESGVTETVDPLGGSYYVEHLTNTLEEEAFRYIKKIESLGGGVRAIEMGYTQKEIQDAAYKFQRDVESGKRVIVGVNKFTSQQPPIKGLFRIDPEATRRQVERLQDVRRTRNQAKAKQALADLDRAARGTDNTMPAFLECVESHATIGEICDVLRNVWGEYKEQVVV